ACAAACAGGAATTATGAACATTCGAATGGTTCCGATTGGATCTGTATTCAATCGTTTTACAAGACTCATTCGGGATCTTTCATTAGAAACGGGAAAACAAGTAAATCTTGTCCTTCGCGGTGAAAACACAGAACTCGATAAAAAAGTAATCGATGCGATTGGAGAACCACTCATCCATCTCATTCGTAATTCCGTAGACCATGGAATTGAATCACCAGCGGAAAGGAAAGCAGCCGGCAAACCAGAAGAAGGAACTGTCGAACTCAATGCCTACCAAGGTGGATCCAATATCCTTGTGGAAATCCGTGATGATGGTAAGGGTTTGAACAAAGATAAAATCCTTAAAAAAGCCATTGAACGTGGGCTTGTAAACGAATCAGATGCGCAAAATCTTTCTGAGTCTGATATCTTCCAATTTATCTTTGCTCCAGGATTTTCTACTGCAGATAAAATTTCTGATATCTCCGGCCGTGGTGTGGGTATGAATGTTGTGAATAAACTCATCGAAGAGTTTAAGGGCAAAATTCTCATTCATTCGGAAGAGGGAAAGGGATCATCCTTTACTTTATCTTTCCCACAAGCACTTGCCATCATTCCATCCATCCTTGTGATTATGGAAGAAGAAGTTTATGCGTTCCCACTTTCTGAAGTTTCCGAAACCATCAAAGTAAACTTAGACCAAATCACTACTTTAGAAGGGCACGAGATCATCAACCTACGAGGTGAGGTATTACCGATCTATCGTTTGAATCGTATTCTTGGACTTGCAGACAAACTCGAAATGGTAGAAGTTCCAGTGGTCATCGTGAACTACAAAACGAGAAAACTTGGGTTTATGGTAGATGATCTCATTGGTAAACATGAAACAGTCATCAAATCTCTGGGTAAAAACTTCAAAGACATCCAAGGTCTAACTGGTGCCACCATTATGGGAGATGGGACTATCATCCTAGTTTTGGACATTCCTGGTCTTGTGGAAATTGCCGCAGATAAAGTGGATTGGTCTGATCAGTTAGTCGCTGGTGAGATGATGAAACGTGCGTCTACTATTCGTTCTCTAGAAATGTCCGATTCTGAACTTTTGTTTAAATCCAATCATCCAACAAATCGTTATAATGCGAAGTTGATTGAGTTACGTGCGAAAGACAAATCACGTGTTAAAAAAGATAAACATAAAATTGAAAAACATGTAATTGTTCCAAAAGAAGAAGTATATGCAGAAGAACCTGCAACCAACCTTAAAATCACAACAGAAGTAATCAAAACGGAAACCGTTGTGAATGGGGATTCTGGTGAATCTTCAAAATCAGCAACCGCAACTCTTGTGATCGATCACAAAACAGATGAAATCCATCGTTTGGCTGATGTCGCCAAAATAGAAAACGTTAAATTAACAGAAAGAGAACAAGCCGCTGAAATCATCAAAGGTTTTGTGGAACAAAAAGAAGAACGATTGAACCAAGTGGCAGCTCTCAATTCAGATGCTATCAATGAAATCATGTCTTCAAAAGACATCAAAAAACTAGAAAACATTGTGAACACAGGTATGATGAATGCTGGTGTCGTACTTTCTCAGTTAGTTGGTAAAGAAGTAGAACTTTTTATTCCTGAAATCACTCTTACTGACCGTGAGGGATTAGCCAAAGAGTTCCGTTATTCCATGGATCAGTTTTTTGGAATGAAAATTCGTATGACAGGAGACCTAAACGGTAACCTGCTGATGATGTTTTCAGAAGAAAACGGATCGGAAATTGCAAAAGAATTACTTGGTTCGGAAGATGCCAAATATGCGGAAGGTAGTAACCATAAACTCTCAGAAGATATGGTTTCTGTTTTATCTGAAATTTCCAATATTGTTTGTTCGAGTGTGATGAATTCACTTTCGAATAAATTAAAAAAGGAAGTTTTACCTTCGGTTCCAGAAATGATTACGGGAAGTTTTATGGATGTGATCGACATCGTAAAACCAGAACGAACCAAGTTTTTGTCCATGCACACGGAATTTAACCACCAAGGTAGTAACCTAATTGGTGTTTTGGTTTTCCTACCTGATTTTGATGAACTGGTAGACCTCATCCATAAATCATGAATAAAAAACCAACCGTTGTTATCATTGATGACTCACTACTCGTGAGGAATATCTTGAGTGATGTCCTTACTAAAAAAGATGAGGTGCAGGTCATTGCCACCGGGAAAACCGGAATGGATTGTATTGATTTAGCGGAAAAACTAAAACCTGACTTCATTGTTTTGGACATTGAGATGCCGATTATGGACGGTCTCACTGCACTTGCAGAAATTAAAAAACTAAAACTCTCTACTCACGTGATTATGCTTTCGGTTCTGACCCAACACGGGGCAGACGCCACTTTTAAAGCCTTGGAACTTGGGGCAGTTGACTTCATTCCCAAACCATCTAGTGGAAATCAGTTCTCTCCAGAGGATGTAGCTGCGGTATTGTCCGCAAAAATCAAAGGATTTTCTGATTCTAAACTTCCTATTTTGGAATCTCTTGTCAGGCCTGAGAGAACCGAACGCCAATTAAATAAAAGTTTTCAAAAACCGATCAAAGTAGACGCTATCGGAATAGGGACCTCAACGGGAGGACCCAAGGCCTTACAAACAGTGTTTGCGAGTATTCCTGAAGACTTTGCAAAACCTATCTTTGTGGTTCAGCATATGCCAGCGGGATTTACCAAGGCGTTTGCGGATAGGTTAAATTCCTTGTCGAAGATACAAGTTAAGGAAGCAGAGCAAGGTGACTTAGTGCAATCCGGAACTGCATACATTGCACCTGGTGATTACCAAATGAAAGTGATCACAAAAGGAAAAGACCGTTTCATTGAACTTGCCCATACAGGACAAGTCAATGGACACAGGCCTTCTATTGAAGTATTGTTTGATAGTTTGGTGGAAACATACGGTGGAGACCATCTTTTATCCATGATCATGACTGGTATGGGAAAAGACGGATCACAGTCAATCACCAACATTCACGCCAAAGGTGGTATTACTCTGGCGCAGAATGAAGCAACATCGGTAGTATACGGAATGAACCGAGTTGCTGTAGAATTGGGAGGCATTGATTTTGTCCTTCCGGTGGAAGAATTAGTACCAAAGATGATTGAATTATTAAAGTCGAGAGGGAATTAACATGGCAAGAATTTTGGTTGTAGATGATGCAAAATTCATGAGAACGCTCGTAAAAGATGCGTTAGTTGGAGCGGGTCACGAGATCGTAGGTGAAGCTGAGAACGGTAATATTGCGGTAGAACAATACAAAAACCTCAAACCGGATTTGGTAACTATGGACATTACCATGCGTGAAAAAGATGGAATCGAGGCTACAAAAGAGATTATCAAATTTGATGCTTCTGCTAAGATCATTATGGTAACGGCTCTTGGTCAGGAAGATTTACTGGCAAAAGCAATTAAGATGGGTGTGAAAGATTTTGTTGTAAAACCTTTCCCTCCAGAAAGATTGCAACAAGCAGCAGCTAAAGCACTAGGTTTATAAGCCGTGTCCCATACCCCGGAGTTTATCGTCCGGTGGCAGAACCAGGACGGAGGACTGACAGAAGGACCTTTAACGGTTTTATGGTCTCTGATTGATAGTTATAAGGTTGATATTTTTGAAGTCTCCCTTTCGCGTATCACATCTGATTTCATTCAATTCTTGAGAACCAGTCAGTCCTTATCGATTGAGTTAACTTCTGAGTTTGCCGTGATGGCATCTCATTTGGTGTATTTAAAATCCAAAGCCTTATTACCGGATCCTGGTTTTGAGGAAGAGGATTATGATCCACCCCTACCTAAAGAACTCGTCGATAAATTACTCGAACACAAAAAGTTTCAAATGGCCGGACAACGTCTGGCGGAACTGGACAGACTGACCGCAGGTATGTTCACCAGAGAAACCAACCAAGTTTTGGATGAAACAGAAGTTTGGTTGGATGTGAGCCTTGTGGATTTGATTTCTGCCTTCAATTCAATTTTGGAACAAGAGAGTTCCAATGAAATCGAAGACCTCCTCCCTGTCTACGAGGGTGTGGCCCAATACTCCGTAGAAGATAAAATGGCCTATATACAAAATCTTTTAGAAAAAACCGGGGAAATCCACTTTATGGATTTGTTCGAAACAGAAAAACCGGAAAAAAAAGAAATCGTCGCTGCCTTCCTTGCCGTATTAGAAGTTGTTAAAATCCGAGTTTGCAAAGTCCTTCAACATGCAGTTTTCGGTGAAATCAAAATAGTCAAGGTTTAGTCCATTTGGAAGAAAGAACTTATACCAAGGGCCTTCTTGAGGCGCTTCTTTTTTTATCTTCAGATCCAATCAAATTGTCTGCACTTGCCAAGTCTGCTGGGATCGAAAAAACAGAAGCCCGGGAACTCCTTGATGAACTCATCCTCGATTACCAAGAAAAAGAAGGCGGATTTTTACTGAGAGAAATCGCCGGTGGTTACCAATTCATCACCAACCAAAAATACAGCGAAATCTTGGCGCATATCTTTAAAGATAAAAAAAGAGAAACCCTTTCTCGTGGAACTTTGGACACTCTTGCCATCATTGCCTACAAACAACCCATCACATTGACAGAGTTAGATGAAATCCGCGGTGTGTCTTCGCGTGCTATGGTTGCGAGCCTTATGTCTAAAAAATTGGTAAAAGCCGTGGGCCAAAAAGAAGTTCCTGGAAGACCTACTTTGTATGGAACAACCAAC
This genomic stretch from Leptospira congkakensis harbors:
- a CDS encoding segregation and condensation protein A; translation: MSHTPEFIVRWQNQDGGLTEGPLTVLWSLIDSYKVDIFEVSLSRITSDFIQFLRTSQSLSIELTSEFAVMASHLVYLKSKALLPDPGFEEEDYDPPLPKELVDKLLEHKKFQMAGQRLAELDRLTAGMFTRETNQVLDETEVWLDVSLVDLISAFNSILEQESSNEIEDLLPVYEGVAQYSVEDKMAYIQNLLEKTGEIHFMDLFETEKPEKKEIVAAFLAVLEVVKIRVCKVLQHAVFGEIKIVKV
- a CDS encoding chemotaxis protein CheW, whose amino-acid sequence is MAGILGEYTEVFLEESEDQIEELNSNLVKLEKDHENPEIINDIFRAAHSLKSSSAFVGLYNLSDLSHTMENLLQKIREGSLEINVKLVNLLFECFDLIKQVIEGVANGVKVETPFTEMIKKLQDYEAQPNQSSNATSSSSKVSGSSKPQESSDSSLNLNDEEISEIRQSLKDDTDLFVFSVNLKLKDETPMQNLRLLLILQSVKQSGVIIKCNPSEDALDNGQGSFALSFVTVTKLNKQELHVQCNIDMVDTLSVVELKLPETEMEALEKRSDNAPASSTSGSSNGHVDSEDKHAVKGSANFDKAVTDSKVVMRTIKVSSDKLDQLMNNVGELVITNSGFQKIYDDLVAQFGEDSLFNELKGKIDQINRISKDLQTGIMNIRMVPIGSVFNRFTRLIRDLSLETGKQVNLVLRGENTELDKKVIDAIGEPLIHLIRNSVDHGIESPAERKAAGKPEEGTVELNAYQGGSNILVEIRDDGKGLNKDKILKKAIERGLVNESDAQNLSESDIFQFIFAPGFSTADKISDISGRGVGMNVVNKLIEEFKGKILIHSEEGKGSSFTLSFPQALAIIPSILVIMEEEVYAFPLSEVSETIKVNLDQITTLEGHEIINLRGEVLPIYRLNRILGLADKLEMVEVPVVIVNYKTRKLGFMVDDLIGKHETVIKSLGKNFKDIQGLTGATIMGDGTIILVLDIPGLVEIAADKVDWSDQLVAGEMMKRASTIRSLEMSDSELLFKSNHPTNRYNAKLIELRAKDKSRVKKDKHKIEKHVIVPKEEVYAEEPATNLKITTEVIKTETVVNGDSGESSKSATATLVIDHKTDEIHRLADVAKIENVKLTEREQAAEIIKGFVEQKEERLNQVAALNSDAINEIMSSKDIKKLENIVNTGMMNAGVVLSQLVGKEVELFIPEITLTDREGLAKEFRYSMDQFFGMKIRMTGDLNGNLLMMFSEENGSEIAKELLGSEDAKYAEGSNHKLSEDMVSVLSEISNIVCSSVMNSLSNKLKKEVLPSVPEMITGSFMDVIDIVKPERTKFLSMHTEFNHQGSNLIGVLVFLPDFDELVDLIHKS
- the scpB gene encoding SMC-Scp complex subunit ScpB; this encodes MEERTYTKGLLEALLFLSSDPIKLSALAKSAGIEKTEARELLDELILDYQEKEGGFLLREIAGGYQFITNQKYSEILAHIFKDKKRETLSRGTLDTLAIIAYKQPITLTELDEIRGVSSRAMVASLMSKKLVKAVGQKEVPGRPTLYGTTNEFLLHFGLSKLTDLPTPVEVKELKFEEFTPESIIVTDETEMNPDFDTSTLPEELQEEA
- a CDS encoding response regulator; this encodes MARILVVDDAKFMRTLVKDALVGAGHEIVGEAENGNIAVEQYKNLKPDLVTMDITMREKDGIEATKEIIKFDASAKIIMVTALGQEDLLAKAIKMGVKDFVVKPFPPERLQQAAAKALGL
- a CDS encoding protein-glutamate methylesterase/protein-glutamine glutaminase, with the translated sequence MNKKPTVVIIDDSLLVRNILSDVLTKKDEVQVIATGKTGMDCIDLAEKLKPDFIVLDIEMPIMDGLTALAEIKKLKLSTHVIMLSVLTQHGADATFKALELGAVDFIPKPSSGNQFSPEDVAAVLSAKIKGFSDSKLPILESLVRPERTERQLNKSFQKPIKVDAIGIGTSTGGPKALQTVFASIPEDFAKPIFVVQHMPAGFTKAFADRLNSLSKIQVKEAEQGDLVQSGTAYIAPGDYQMKVITKGKDRFIELAHTGQVNGHRPSIEVLFDSLVETYGGDHLLSMIMTGMGKDGSQSITNIHAKGGITLAQNEATSVVYGMNRVAVELGGIDFVLPVEELVPKMIELLKSRGN